One Streptomyces hundungensis DNA segment encodes these proteins:
- a CDS encoding Gfo/Idh/MocA family protein — MNDARPEHHDVSRRSVLRTAGAAGAGLGLGAFGHPAEAAQEPVEDGPRRQGSTMIGVPFQRRSTVRVAMIGLGNRGGAMIDLYLAVPGVTVVALCDPVKAKAERAAAKVTAAGQPAPAVYVHGEHDYEELLKRGDIDFAHVATGWDSHFEIAKSALLNGVHVGVECPLALGLDQLWELVDLSERTRRHCMQLENCCYGRNELRVLRMAHAGKFGDLLHGAGAYNHDLRSMMFDPAAYEGPWRRLWHTRLRGDLYPNHGFGPVANYMDLNRGDRAVSIVSVGSPSLGLAQYRAAHMPEGDPSWKETYIGSDRTISLVTTAKGRVIRLEHDVSTPHPYSRINSLGGTKGLFEDYPERIYLEADHRDDTWGDFSKYAEWDHWLWKEHANPPGAHGGMDYMLVFRLMQCMRLGLVPDFDVYDAATWTSPVPLSHLSIKERGLPQQIPDFTRGEWRKSRPGMDSEKPAEA, encoded by the coding sequence ATGAACGACGCACGTCCCGAACACCACGACGTCAGCCGGCGCTCCGTGCTGCGGACCGCCGGCGCGGCCGGTGCCGGGCTCGGTCTCGGGGCGTTCGGCCACCCCGCCGAGGCGGCGCAGGAGCCGGTGGAGGACGGGCCGCGGCGGCAGGGCAGCACCATGATCGGGGTGCCGTTCCAGCGGCGTTCGACCGTGCGCGTCGCGATGATCGGCCTCGGCAACCGCGGTGGCGCGATGATCGATCTGTATCTGGCCGTGCCGGGCGTCACGGTGGTGGCCCTGTGCGATCCGGTGAAGGCGAAGGCCGAGCGCGCCGCCGCCAAGGTCACCGCCGCCGGGCAGCCGGCGCCCGCCGTCTACGTCCACGGCGAGCACGACTACGAGGAGCTCCTCAAGCGCGGCGACATCGACTTCGCGCATGTGGCGACGGGCTGGGACTCCCACTTCGAGATCGCCAAGTCGGCCCTCCTGAACGGAGTTCACGTCGGGGTGGAGTGTCCCCTCGCACTCGGGCTCGACCAGCTGTGGGAGCTGGTGGACCTCTCCGAACGGACCCGCAGGCACTGCATGCAGTTGGAGAACTGCTGCTACGGGCGCAACGAACTGCGGGTCCTGCGCATGGCGCATGCCGGCAAGTTCGGGGATCTGCTGCACGGGGCGGGCGCGTACAACCACGACCTGCGCTCGATGATGTTCGACCCCGCCGCCTACGAAGGCCCCTGGCGCAGGCTCTGGCACACCCGGTTGCGCGGCGACCTCTACCCCAACCACGGCTTCGGTCCCGTCGCCAACTACATGGACCTCAACCGGGGTGACCGGGCGGTGAGCATCGTCAGCGTAGGCTCGCCCTCGCTCGGCCTGGCGCAGTACCGGGCCGCCCACATGCCCGAGGGCGACCCGAGCTGGAAGGAGACGTACATCGGGAGCGATCGCACGATCAGCCTGGTGACGACCGCGAAGGGCCGGGTGATCCGCCTGGAGCACGACGTGTCGACGCCCCACCCCTACAGCCGGATCAACAGCCTGGGCGGGACCAAGGGCCTCTTCGAGGACTATCCCGAACGGATCTATCTGGAGGCAGACCACCGCGACGACACGTGGGGCGACTTCTCGAAGTACGCCGAGTGGGACCACTGGTTGTGGAAGGAGCACGCCAACCCGCCCGGCGCGCACGGCGGGATGGACTACATGCTGGTGTTCCGGCTGATGCAGTGCATGCGGCTGGGCCTGGTGCCCGACTTCGACGTCTACGACGCGGCGACCTGGACCTCGCCGGTCCCGCTCAGCCATCTCTCGATCAAGGAGCGGGGCCTGCCGCAGCAGATCCCCGACTTCACCCGGGGCGAGTGGCGCAAATCCCGTCCGGGGATGGACTCCGAAAAGCCCGCCGAGGCCTGA
- a CDS encoding MarR family winged helix-turn-helix transcriptional regulator, with the protein MQPPISRAPDADGLLAEQLLRLTRRLHRIQKQHLEPVGITPAQSRLLRTVAHWPEPPRMADLAARLEVVPRAVTSLVDALEESGDVRRVPDPTNRRVIRIELTDTGRATLRALRGARRGAAEEILAPLTTDQRDALGGLLTALLDGSPESRC; encoded by the coding sequence ATGCAGCCTCCCATTTCCCGGGCCCCCGACGCCGACGGCCTGCTCGCCGAGCAGTTGCTGCGGCTGACCCGCCGACTGCACCGGATCCAGAAGCAGCACCTGGAGCCGGTGGGCATCACACCCGCCCAGTCCCGGCTGCTGCGCACGGTCGCCCACTGGCCCGAGCCCCCTCGCATGGCCGATCTGGCCGCGCGCCTGGAAGTCGTGCCGCGCGCCGTGACCAGCCTGGTCGACGCCCTGGAGGAGAGCGGGGACGTGCGCCGGGTGCCCGATCCGACCAATCGCCGCGTGATCCGGATCGAGCTCACCGACACGGGCCGCGCCACCTTGCGCGCACTGCGCGGCGCACGCCGGGGCGCCGCGGAGGAGATCCTGGCTCCCCTGACGACCGATCAGCGCGACGCGCTCGGCGGCCTGTTGACGGCCCTGTTGGACGGATCCCCGGAGAGCCGCTGCTGA
- a CDS encoding ABC transporter ATP-binding protein has protein sequence MRPEPSTWTPPPRGTEPQEPAQIRRILGLFRPYRGRLAVVGLLVAASSLVSVASPFLLREILDVAIPHNRTGLLSLLALGMIATAVVNGVFGVLQTLISTTVGQRVMHDLRTAVYAQLQRMPLAFFTRTRTGEVQSRIANDIGGMQATVTSTATSLVSNLTAVVASVVAMLALDWRLTCVSLLLLPVFVWISRRVGRERKKITTQRQKQMAAMAAEVTESLSVSGILLGRTMGRADSLTRSFAAESERLVDLEVRSNMAGRWRMSTIGIVMAAMPAVIYWAAGIALQTGGPAVSIGTLVAFVTLQQGLFRPAVSLLSTGVQMQTSLALFQRIFEYLDLPVDITEPDEPVRLPVARGAVRFESVDFRYDDKQERPTLSGIDLTVPAGGSLAVVGPTGSGKSTLSYLVPRLYDVTGGRVTLDGVDVRELDFDSLARAIGVVSQETYLFHASVAENLRFAKPDATDEELEAAARAAQIHDHIASLPDGYDTLVGERGYRFSGGEKQRLAIARTILRDPAVLILDEATSALDTRTEHAVQQAIDALSEGRTTITIAHRLSTVRDADQIVVLDGGLIAERGTHEELLERDGRYAALVRRDAELAPARG, from the coding sequence ATGCGCCCCGAACCATCCACCTGGACGCCCCCGCCCCGCGGCACCGAGCCGCAGGAGCCGGCGCAGATCCGCCGCATCCTCGGCCTCTTCCGCCCCTACCGCGGCCGGCTCGCCGTGGTCGGCCTGCTCGTCGCCGCCTCCTCGCTCGTCTCGGTCGCCTCGCCGTTCCTGCTGCGCGAGATCCTCGACGTGGCCATTCCGCACAACCGCACGGGCCTGCTGAGCCTGCTGGCCCTCGGCATGATCGCCACGGCGGTCGTCAACGGCGTCTTCGGCGTCCTCCAGACACTCATCAGCACCACCGTCGGCCAGCGCGTCATGCACGACCTGCGCACCGCCGTCTACGCCCAGCTCCAGCGGATGCCGCTGGCCTTCTTCACCCGGACCCGCACCGGTGAGGTGCAGTCCCGCATCGCCAACGACATCGGCGGCATGCAGGCGACCGTCACCTCCACCGCGACCTCGCTGGTCTCCAACCTGACGGCGGTCGTCGCCTCCGTCGTCGCGATGCTCGCGCTCGACTGGCGCCTGACCTGCGTCTCGCTGCTTCTGCTGCCGGTCTTCGTATGGATCAGCCGCAGGGTCGGCCGCGAACGCAAGAAGATCACCACCCAGCGCCAGAAGCAGATGGCCGCCATGGCCGCCGAAGTCACCGAATCGCTGTCCGTCAGCGGCATCCTGCTCGGCCGCACCATGGGCCGGGCCGACTCGCTGACCCGGAGCTTCGCCGCCGAGTCCGAGCGCCTCGTCGACCTCGAAGTCCGCTCCAACATGGCCGGCCGCTGGCGGATGTCCACCATCGGCATCGTCATGGCCGCCATGCCCGCCGTCATCTACTGGGCGGCCGGGATAGCCCTCCAGACCGGTGGCCCCGCCGTCTCGATCGGCACCCTGGTCGCCTTCGTCACGCTCCAGCAGGGCCTGTTCCGCCCGGCAGTGAGCCTGCTGTCCACGGGCGTTCAGATGCAGACCTCGCTCGCCCTGTTCCAGCGGATCTTCGAATACCTCGACCTGCCGGTGGACATCACCGAGCCCGACGAGCCGGTCCGCCTGCCGGTGGCGCGCGGCGCGGTCCGCTTCGAAAGCGTCGACTTCCGCTATGACGACAAGCAGGAGCGCCCCACCCTCTCCGGCATCGACCTGACGGTGCCCGCCGGGGGAAGCCTGGCCGTCGTCGGCCCCACCGGCTCCGGAAAGTCCACGCTCAGCTATCTGGTGCCGCGTCTGTACGACGTGACCGGTGGCCGCGTCACCCTCGACGGCGTCGATGTCCGCGAGCTCGACTTCGACAGCCTGGCCCGGGCGATCGGCGTGGTCTCCCAGGAGACCTACCTCTTCCACGCCTCGGTCGCCGAGAACCTGCGCTTCGCCAAGCCGGACGCCACAGACGAGGAGTTGGAGGCGGCCGCCCGTGCCGCCCAGATCCACGACCACATCGCCTCGCTGCCCGACGGCTACGACACCCTGGTCGGCGAGCGCGGCTATCGCTTCTCCGGCGGTGAGAAGCAGCGTCTGGCCATCGCCCGGACGATCCTGCGCGACCCGGCGGTCCTCATCCTCGACGAGGCCACCAGTGCCCTGGACACCCGTACCGAACACGCGGTGCAGCAGGCCATCGACGCGCTCTCCGAGGGACGCACCACCATCACCATCGCCCACCGCCTGTCCACCGTGCGCGACGCGGACCAGATCGTCGTGCTCGACGGCGGTCTGATCGCCGAGCGCGGCACCCACGAGGAGCTGCTGGAGCGGGACGGGCGGTACGCCGCCCTGGTCCGCAGGGACGCGGAGCTCGCCCCCGCGCGCGGTTGA
- the mltG gene encoding endolytic transglycosylase MltG translates to MSETAYRRSPRLTRRGRLLLLLFALLLSAGVVLVLVLRETGAPVRTLLIPEGWRATQVYAAVDKRLDLPPGTTRRAAATADLKLPAEAKGNPEGYLFPATYPITDDTTPGGLLAYMVETATKRFGQDHIADGARRAGLTVYQLVTMAGIVQAEADTPADMGKVARVIRNRLAHGMPLQMDSTLNYALNRSTLATTTGDTRIDSPYNTYERKGLPPTPIGNPGQEAVDAAINPPPGTWLYFVTVAPGDTRFTDNYAQHRLNVSEFNENRRSHKETDGAG, encoded by the coding sequence ATGAGCGAGACCGCGTACCGCCGAAGCCCCCGGCTCACCCGCCGTGGCCGACTGCTCCTGCTGCTGTTCGCGCTGCTCCTGTCGGCGGGTGTGGTGCTGGTGCTGGTCCTGCGCGAGACCGGCGCTCCGGTCAGAACCCTGCTCATCCCCGAGGGGTGGCGCGCCACGCAGGTGTACGCGGCCGTCGACAAGCGCCTGGACCTGCCGCCCGGCACGACCCGCCGAGCCGCTGCGACGGCGGACCTGAAGCTGCCGGCCGAGGCCAAGGGCAACCCGGAGGGCTATCTGTTCCCGGCGACGTATCCGATCACGGACGACACGACCCCGGGCGGCCTGCTCGCGTACATGGTCGAGACGGCCACCAAGCGCTTCGGGCAGGACCACATCGCCGATGGCGCCCGGCGTGCGGGTCTGACGGTCTATCAGCTGGTGACCATGGCCGGGATCGTGCAGGCGGAGGCCGACACCCCGGCCGACATGGGCAAGGTGGCGCGCGTCATCCGCAATCGGCTGGCCCACGGCATGCCGCTCCAGATGGACTCGACCCTGAACTACGCCCTGAACCGCTCGACGCTCGCCACCACCACGGGCGACACCAGGATCGACAGCCCGTACAACACCTATGAACGCAAGGGCCTGCCGCCCACCCCCATCGGCAACCCCGGCCAGGAGGCCGTCGACGCCGCCATCAACCCGCCTCCCGGCACCTGGCTGTACTTCGTGACGGTGGCCCCCGGCGACACGCGCTTCACGGACAACTATGCCCAACACCGGTTGAACGTCAGCGAGTTCAACGAGAACCGCAGGAGCCACAAGGAGACGGACGGGGCAGGCTGA
- a CDS encoding NAD(P)-binding domain-containing protein encodes MNDSGVRDMDVVVIGAGQAGLSGAYHLHKAGLEPGRDFVVLDHAPRPGGAWQFRWPSLTYGKVHGMHALPGMELTGAAVDRPSSEVIGAYFAGYEDAFDLRVHRPVEVSAVREGEAGRLLVETSEGDYASRALINATGTWDRPFWPRYPGQETFRGRQLHTANYPGPDAFRGQRVVVVGGGASGTQHLMEIAEVAAETTWVTRRPPVFREGPFDEEAGREAVALVEERVRLGLPPASVVSVTGLPLNDAVRAARARGVLDRLPMFDRITEHRVVWDDGRSVEADVILWATGFRPAIDHLAPLRLREPGGGIRLEGTRAARDERVHLVGYGPSASTIGANRAGRAAVREIRRLLDREPVGV; translated from the coding sequence GTGAACGATTCCGGGGTGCGCGACATGGACGTGGTGGTCATAGGCGCCGGGCAGGCAGGCCTGTCCGGCGCGTACCACCTGCACAAAGCCGGTCTGGAGCCCGGCCGGGACTTCGTGGTGCTCGATCACGCGCCGCGGCCGGGCGGCGCCTGGCAGTTCCGCTGGCCCTCGCTCACCTACGGCAAGGTGCACGGGATGCACGCGCTGCCGGGCATGGAGCTGACGGGGGCGGCCGTCGACCGTCCCTCCTCCGAGGTCATCGGCGCGTACTTCGCCGGGTACGAGGACGCCTTCGACCTGCGGGTGCACCGGCCGGTCGAGGTGAGCGCCGTACGGGAGGGCGAGGCGGGGCGGCTGCTCGTCGAGACCTCGGAGGGCGACTATGCCTCCCGTGCGCTGATCAACGCCACCGGGACGTGGGACCGGCCGTTCTGGCCGCGCTATCCGGGTCAAGAGACGTTCCGGGGGCGGCAGTTGCACACCGCGAACTACCCGGGCCCCGATGCCTTCCGCGGACAGCGGGTGGTCGTGGTGGGCGGCGGGGCCTCGGGCACCCAGCATCTGATGGAGATCGCCGAGGTGGCCGCGGAGACGACCTGGGTGACGCGTCGGCCGCCGGTCTTCCGCGAGGGCCCCTTCGACGAGGAGGCCGGGCGCGAAGCCGTCGCCCTGGTCGAGGAGCGGGTGCGGCTCGGGCTGCCGCCGGCCAGTGTGGTCTCGGTGACGGGGCTGCCGCTGAACGACGCCGTCCGGGCGGCGCGGGCCCGTGGCGTCCTGGACCGGCTGCCGATGTTCGACCGGATCACCGAGCACCGGGTGGTGTGGGACGACGGGCGGAGCGTCGAGGCCGATGTGATCCTGTGGGCCACCGGCTTCCGCCCCGCCATCGACCATCTCGCCCCGCTGCGGCTGCGCGAGCCGGGCGGCGGCATCCGTCTCGAAGGGACGAGGGCGGCCAGGGACGAGCGGGTCCACCTGGTGGGCTACGGCCCGTCCGCCTCGACGATCGGCGCGAACCGGGCCGGGCGCGCGGCGGTACGGGAGATCCGGCGCCTGCTCGACCGCGAACCCGTCGGGGTGTGA
- a CDS encoding LLM class flavin-dependent oxidoreductase, producing the protein MTVHLHWFLPTGGDGRTLVDRHAYTDGGIKRSGISPVTGVRAPDIAYLTQIAKAAEQLGFEAVLTPTGTWCEDAWLTTVALAQHTERLKFLVAFRPGVISPVLAAQMAATYQRITRGRLLLNVVTGGDSTEQRRFGDHLDHDRRYARTSEFLSVVRGVWGGRPYDFEGEHYQVEGGLTALPPDPLPQIFFGGSSAAAGPVAADHADVYLTWGEPPALVKEKIDWIRGLAEERGRTVRFGVRLHTISRDSSRAAWATADRLLDDLDAETIAAAQQALGRSESVGQQRMLALHGGSRDALEIAPNLWAGVGLVRGGAGTALVGSHGEVADRIEEYHALGIEHFVLSGYPHLEEAYWFGEGVTPELAARGLLATAPASPLLGVPAANGRPASAPGGAPLLVGGGR; encoded by the coding sequence ATGACCGTTCATCTGCACTGGTTCCTGCCCACCGGCGGTGATGGCCGGACCCTGGTCGACCGGCACGCCTACACCGATGGCGGCATCAAGCGCTCGGGGATCTCCCCGGTGACCGGGGTGCGCGCACCCGACATCGCCTATCTGACCCAAATAGCCAAAGCGGCCGAGCAGTTGGGGTTTGAGGCGGTGCTGACGCCGACGGGCACGTGGTGCGAGGACGCGTGGCTCACGACGGTCGCGCTCGCCCAGCACACCGAGCGGCTGAAGTTCCTCGTCGCCTTCCGGCCCGGGGTGATCTCGCCCGTCCTCGCCGCGCAGATGGCGGCCACCTATCAGCGCATCACGCGCGGACGGCTGCTGCTCAACGTGGTGACGGGTGGCGACTCCACCGAGCAGCGCCGCTTCGGCGACCACCTCGACCACGACCGGCGCTATGCCCGTACCTCGGAGTTCCTCTCGGTCGTACGCGGCGTCTGGGGAGGCCGGCCGTACGACTTCGAGGGCGAGCACTACCAGGTGGAGGGCGGTCTGACCGCGCTGCCGCCGGACCCGTTGCCGCAGATCTTCTTCGGGGGTTCCTCGGCGGCGGCCGGACCGGTGGCCGCCGATCACGCCGACGTATATCTGACCTGGGGAGAGCCGCCCGCCCTGGTGAAGGAGAAGATCGACTGGATCCGGGGGCTCGCGGAGGAGCGCGGGCGCACGGTGCGGTTCGGCGTCCGGCTGCACACCATCTCCCGGGACTCCTCGCGTGCGGCGTGGGCGACGGCCGACCGGCTGCTCGACGATCTCGACGCCGAGACGATCGCCGCGGCCCAACAGGCGCTCGGCAGAAGCGAGTCGGTGGGCCAGCAGCGGATGCTCGCCCTCCACGGCGGCTCGCGGGACGCGCTGGAGATCGCGCCCAACCTGTGGGCCGGGGTGGGTCTGGTGCGGGGCGGGGCGGGCACGGCACTGGTCGGCAGCCATGGGGAGGTGGCCGACCGGATCGAGGAGTACCACGCGCTCGGCATCGAGCACTTCGTGCTCTCCGGCTATCCGCATCTGGAGGAGGCGTACTGGTTCGGCGAAGGCGTGACGCCCGAGCTGGCGGCACGCGGGCTGCTGGCGACGGCTCCGGCCTCCCCGCTGCTCGGGGTGCCCGCCGCCAACGGGCGTCCGGCTTCCGCGCCGGGCGGGGCCCCGCTCCTGGTGGGCGGCGGCCGCTGA
- a CDS encoding ABC transporter substrate-binding protein: MRRHILPALFLPLALLLAACGGSPAADSKSVAGSGADALTLNAGDQKGGSESLLKAAGELDHLDYGIKWSTFTSGPPLLEAVNAGAVDIGAVGNTPPVFAAGAGSKIKVVAASHGSSAGEAILVAPDSPLKQPADLRGKSIAVAQGSSAHYQLLATLKKAGLGIGDVQLKLLQPADALAAFNRGKVDAWAVWDPYTAQVLGSGKGRVLATGEGTVNGLGFQVASPAALKDPAKARAIGDYLQRLNRAQEWVFKHPEAWAKVWSKETGLPYAVALDSVKRSNGTRVPVAVDDAAVSSEQRIADTFADLRLIPHRFSFKDYVDTRFNGTLPASTTTPRSYGKASS, encoded by the coding sequence ATGCGACGCCACATCCTGCCCGCCCTGTTCCTGCCGCTCGCTCTCCTGCTCGCAGCCTGCGGCGGCAGTCCGGCGGCCGACTCCAAGTCCGTCGCCGGTTCGGGCGCCGACGCCCTCACGCTCAACGCCGGTGACCAGAAAGGCGGTTCCGAGTCGTTGCTGAAGGCGGCCGGCGAGCTCGACCACCTCGATTACGGGATCAAGTGGTCCACGTTCACCTCGGGGCCACCGCTGCTGGAAGCGGTCAACGCCGGGGCCGTCGACATCGGCGCGGTCGGCAACACCCCGCCGGTGTTCGCCGCCGGCGCGGGCTCCAAGATCAAGGTCGTGGCGGCCAGTCATGGCTCGTCCGCCGGAGAGGCGATCCTCGTCGCCCCGGACTCCCCGCTGAAGCAACCCGCGGACCTGCGGGGCAAGTCGATCGCCGTCGCGCAGGGAAGCTCCGCCCACTACCAGCTCCTCGCCACGCTGAAGAAGGCCGGGCTCGGCATCGGGGACGTCCAGCTCAAGCTCCTCCAGCCCGCCGACGCGCTGGCCGCCTTCAACCGCGGCAAGGTCGACGCCTGGGCGGTGTGGGATCCGTACACCGCGCAGGTCCTCGGCTCGGGGAAGGGGCGGGTACTGGCGACCGGCGAGGGGACCGTCAACGGCCTCGGGTTCCAGGTCGCCTCGCCCGCCGCGCTGAAGGACCCGGCGAAGGCGCGGGCCATCGGGGACTACCTCCAGCGCCTCAACCGCGCCCAGGAGTGGGTGTTCAAGCACCCCGAGGCCTGGGCCAAGGTCTGGTCGAAGGAAACGGGGCTGCCCTACGCGGTGGCGCTCGACTCGGTGAAGCGCAGCAACGGCACCCGGGTCCCGGTGGCCGTTGACGACGCGGCGGTCTCCTCCGAACAGCGGATCGCCGACACCTTCGCCGATCTCCGGCTGATCCCGCACCGCTTCTCCTTCAAGGACTACGTCGACACCCGCTTCAACGGCACGCTGCCCGCCTCCACCACCACGCCCCGCTCGTACGGAAAGGCCTCCTCCTGA
- a CDS encoding ABC transporter ATP-binding protein, with product MATDLHRPVTPATSADAVRVENLTRAFDGRPVIDGLHLTLRAGEFTALLGRSGCGKSTLLRVLAGLDREIEGTVLVPERRAVAFQSPRLMPWKRVWRNVLLGLPGKPQRAVAESALEEVGLSHRSGAWPRTLSGGEAQRASLARALVREPDLLLLDEPFGALDALTRIKAQQLVAELWQRRGCAVLLVTHDVDEALLLADRVLVMRDGAIAHDTPVALDRPRTVGAPGFAALRAELLAELGVHQPSIASR from the coding sequence ATGGCGACCGACCTTCACCGGCCAGTGACCCCCGCGACCTCCGCCGATGCCGTAAGGGTCGAAAATCTGACCCGCGCCTTCGACGGGCGCCCGGTCATCGACGGGCTCCATCTCACCCTGCGGGCGGGCGAGTTCACCGCGCTGCTCGGGCGCAGCGGCTGCGGCAAGTCGACGCTGCTGCGCGTGCTCGCCGGCCTCGACCGCGAGATCGAGGGCACCGTGCTCGTCCCCGAGCGACGGGCCGTCGCCTTCCAGTCGCCCCGGCTCATGCCCTGGAAGCGGGTGTGGCGCAACGTCCTGCTCGGCCTTCCCGGCAAGCCCCAACGGGCCGTCGCGGAAAGCGCGTTGGAGGAGGTGGGGCTCAGTCACCGGTCCGGGGCGTGGCCCAGGACGCTGTCCGGCGGCGAGGCCCAGCGTGCCTCGCTCGCCAGGGCGCTGGTGCGCGAGCCCGACCTGCTGCTGCTCGACGAACCGTTCGGCGCGCTCGACGCGTTGACCCGGATCAAGGCCCAGCAGCTCGTCGCCGAGCTGTGGCAGCGGCGCGGCTGCGCGGTGCTGCTGGTGACGCACGACGTGGACGAAGCGCTGCTGCTCGCCGACCGGGTCCTGGTCATGCGGGACGGCGCCATCGCCCATGACACCCCCGTCGCCCTCGACCGGCCCCGCACGGTCGGCGCCCCCGGATTCGCCGCGCTGCGCGCCGAACTCCTCGCCGAACTGGGCGTACACCAACCCTCCATCGCCTCCCGCTGA
- a CDS encoding ABC transporter permease: MTVDHAPPDTSAPPHAPAPTPPAGPALEKVVPLASRGSRLRSVPRWLRRTVGPVTLLVLWQVLSASGVLSPDTLASPGTVARAGADLIGDGTLPSAMGISLQRVAVGLLIGGAAGIVLALASGLSRLGEDLIDATVQMLRTVPWVGLIPLFIIWLGIGEAPKVALIALGVAFHLYLNVYAGIRGVDAQLVEAGQALGLGRWGLVRHVVLPGALPGAMTGLRYSLATAWLALVFGESINADAGIGFLMNQAREFFRTDVIVVCLVVYAFLGLLADAVVRTLERLLLQWRPTFTGQ; encoded by the coding sequence ATGACCGTCGACCATGCCCCACCGGACACATCCGCCCCTCCCCATGCCCCGGCCCCGACCCCGCCCGCCGGCCCCGCCCTGGAAAAGGTCGTCCCCCTCGCCTCCCGCGGCAGCCGGCTGCGCTCGGTGCCGCGCTGGCTGCGCCGCACCGTCGGCCCCGTGACCCTGCTCGTCCTGTGGCAAGTCCTCAGCGCCAGTGGGGTGTTGAGCCCCGACACCCTGGCCTCACCCGGAACGGTCGCCCGCGCCGGGGCCGATCTCATCGGGGACGGGACGCTGCCGTCGGCGATGGGCATCTCGCTCCAGCGGGTGGCCGTGGGCCTGCTCATCGGCGGCGCGGCCGGGATCGTCCTGGCCCTCGCCTCCGGGCTCTCACGGCTGGGCGAGGATCTGATCGACGCCACCGTACAGATGCTGCGCACCGTGCCCTGGGTCGGTCTGATCCCCCTGTTCATCATCTGGCTCGGCATCGGCGAGGCCCCCAAGGTGGCGCTCATCGCGCTCGGCGTGGCCTTCCACCTCTATCTGAACGTGTACGCCGGAATCCGGGGTGTCGACGCCCAACTCGTGGAAGCGGGGCAGGCGTTGGGGCTCGGCCGCTGGGGCCTCGTGCGCCATGTGGTGCTGCCGGGCGCGCTGCCCGGCGCGATGACCGGGCTGCGCTACTCCCTCGCCACCGCCTGGCTGGCCCTGGTGTTCGGCGAGTCCATCAACGCGGACGCCGGCATCGGCTTCCTCATGAACCAGGCCCGCGAGTTCTTCCGCACGGACGTGATCGTCGTCTGCCTCGTCGTCTACGCCTTCCTCGGCCTTTTGGCCGACGCCGTCGTCCGCACCCTCGAAAGGCTGCTGCTCCAATGGCGACCGACCTTCACCGGCCAGTGA
- a CDS encoding putative leader peptide — MSRSAMLTTRGHIDLLRVASAACRRGC; from the coding sequence ATGTCACGTTCAGCCATGCTCACCACGCGCGGTCACATCGACCTGCTGCGGGTGGCGTCCGCCGCCTGTCGCCGCGGCTGCTGA
- a CDS encoding YjbQ family protein gives MSDAFTTHVLNITTGSSETVTDLTGDCEEFLRRHAAGRDGLLNVFVPHATAGVAVMETGAGSDDDLLAALHTLLPADDRWQHRHGSPGHGRDHVLPALVPPHATLPVVGGRLALGTWQSVCLVDTNKDNPNRQVRLSFLG, from the coding sequence ATGTCCGACGCCTTCACCACCCACGTCCTGAACATCACCACCGGCTCCAGCGAGACGGTCACCGATCTGACCGGGGACTGCGAGGAGTTCCTGCGGCGGCACGCGGCCGGCCGCGACGGCCTGCTCAACGTCTTCGTGCCGCACGCCACCGCCGGCGTCGCCGTCATGGAGACCGGCGCCGGCAGCGACGACGACCTGCTCGCCGCCCTGCACACCCTCCTGCCCGCCGACGACCGCTGGCAGCACCGCCACGGCAGCCCCGGCCACGGCCGCGACCACGTACTGCCGGCCCTGGTGCCGCCGCACGCCACGCTGCCCGTCGTCGGGGGACGGCTCGCGCTTGGGACCTGGCAGTCGGTGTGTCTGGTGGACACGAACAAGGACAATCCGAACCGCCAGGTACGGCTGAGTTTTCTCGGCTGA
- a CDS encoding ImmA/IrrE family metallo-endopeptidase: protein MEHGCGIDELHRYLSAQNRRPIHLIPMPFPERHLFGLWLKLDDFDIIAYEKAASASHKEHIIAHELSHIAFAHRGSVEFDHTDTSQLFTNAEPAAVRSMLMRSRYSDDEEQEAETMASLILARATKRWLEPAWGVPEEAAEIVARIENGVGHPDPS, encoded by the coding sequence ATGGAGCACGGCTGCGGCATCGATGAACTGCACCGCTACCTCAGCGCGCAGAACCGGCGGCCGATCCATCTGATTCCGATGCCGTTCCCGGAGCGCCATCTCTTCGGGCTGTGGCTGAAACTCGACGATTTCGACATCATCGCCTACGAGAAGGCCGCCTCCGCGTCACACAAAGAACACATCATCGCCCATGAGCTCTCCCATATCGCCTTCGCACACCGGGGCTCCGTGGAATTCGATCACACTGATACGAGTCAGTTGTTCACGAATGCCGAACCGGCGGCGGTGCGGAGCATGTTGATGCGTTCTCGCTACAGCGACGACGAGGAACAAGAAGCCGAGACGATGGCCTCGCTGATCCTGGCCCGCGCCACCAAGCGCTGGCTGGAACCCGCCTGGGGGGTTCCCGAGGAGGCCGCGGAGATCGTCGCCCGCATCGAGAACGGTGTCGGCCACCCGGACCCGTCATGA